In Amphiura filiformis chromosome 2, Afil_fr2py, whole genome shotgun sequence, one DNA window encodes the following:
- the LOC140146230 gene encoding sperm microtubule inner protein 8-like, with amino-acid sequence MSGTVVAPYYVANYPTLQKVQLAAVKEGLYHPRLPTFRRMDMDTAGHKLPDQHCRTTTTSGPQEFQSATLTYFRPALQHYAGANVTDTGRSLRETYRDDLSNMKIDWAKAKESTDLPKAETKGELRFTGYAVRYLKPSVSGSWRYTFKQEPMLDQYGQRPLPANIYSRYRDTFPQYSRNIALEAWR; translated from the exons ATGTCGGGGACAGTTGTAGCACCTTATTATGTGGCGAATTATCCCACATTACAAAAAGTACAACTTGCTGCAGTtaaagaaggattatatcatccAAGATTGCCAACTTTTCGACGAATGGATATGGATACGGCGGGACATAAGTTACCTGATCAACATTGTAGGACAACAACAACTTCTGGCCCTC AGGAGTTTCAGAGCGCCACACTCACATATTTTAGACCTGCTTTACAACACTATGCCGGTGCC aaTGTTACAGATACGGGAAGGTCATTACGGGAAACATATAGAGACGATTTATC aaatatgaaaattgattggGCTAAAGCTAAAGAAAGTACAGACTTACCAAAAGCAGAAACCAAAGGAGAATTGCGATTTACCGGTTACGCAGTCAGATATCTCAAGCCTAGTGTATCAGGATCATGGAGG TATACATTCAAACAAGAGCCCATGCTTGACCAATACGGACAGAGACCACTACCAGCTAATATTTA CAGCAGATATCGAGACACATTTCCACAATATAGCCGGAATATTGCACTGGAGGCATGGCGATAA